The Methanomethylovorans hollandica DSM 15978 genome includes a region encoding these proteins:
- a CDS encoding methyltransferase domain-containing protein, with the protein MTRRKNFEKQLYSDDDGLRFATPWPVAAYRAKRLKCSSLADISCGIGGQTVYFARECERVYAIEIDPAKLELARKNCKLFGLNNVEFICGDALSDDVIEQIPAVDIVFSDPARAAAEKERDIDNLTPHIPDVLAAYSGNTRNFAFEAPPQLPPERISFDCELEYLSLDGELNRLNLYFGDLKTCTISALGLPGPTKMCRKTEPPEETEMINVSKPGNYLYEPDPAVIKAKLLPELIKELKDKAEIFRIDNKRLMLTSNTVMDHPLIKNTYRIVFNTEFVPEAINRELKKRGYGKVLLRTEVDPAMYWDIRNRLEKNLNGEKKINLFARESIAYICEKI; encoded by the coding sequence GTGACAAGAAGAAAGAATTTTGAAAAGCAGTTATATTCTGATGACGATGGTTTGCGTTTTGCAACACCATGGCCAGTAGCCGCATATAGAGCAAAAAGGCTCAAGTGTTCCAGCCTTGCGGATATTAGTTGTGGCATAGGAGGGCAAACAGTATATTTTGCAAGAGAATGCGAAAGAGTCTACGCCATTGAAATTGATCCTGCTAAACTTGAGCTTGCCAGAAAGAACTGCAAGCTTTTTGGACTGAACAATGTAGAATTCATTTGTGGGGATGCGCTCTCAGATGATGTAATAGAACAGATACCCGCAGTGGATATTGTATTCTCCGACCCCGCAAGAGCCGCGGCAGAGAAGGAGCGTGACATAGATAATCTGACTCCTCACATACCTGATGTACTGGCAGCATATTCAGGAAATACAAGAAACTTTGCTTTTGAGGCACCTCCGCAGTTACCCCCAGAAAGAATATCCTTTGACTGTGAACTCGAATACCTGTCCCTGGACGGAGAACTTAATCGATTGAATCTGTATTTCGGAGATCTCAAAACTTGTACCATATCTGCACTTGGCTTGCCGGGACCTACAAAAATGTGCAGGAAAACAGAACCTCCTGAAGAGACAGAGATGATCAATGTAAGCAAACCTGGAAATTACCTGTATGAACCAGACCCAGCTGTGATAAAAGCGAAATTACTTCCTGAACTTATAAAAGAGTTGAAGGATAAAGCCGAAATATTCCGAATAGATAACAAACGGTTGATGCTGACCTCAAATACTGTCATGGACCATCCCCTGATAAAGAATACCTATAGAATAGTGTTCAATACAGAGTTCGTCCCTGAAGCTATAAATAGGGAACTTAAAAAGCGAGGATATGGTAAAGTATTACTCAGGACCGAAGTAGATCCAGCTATGTATTGGGACATTCGTAACAGGCTGGAAAAGAACCTTAATGGGGAAAAGAAAATAAATCTCTTTGCAAGAGAAAGCATAGCGTACATCTGCGAGAAGATCTGA